One window of Xylocopa sonorina isolate GNS202 chromosome 9, iyXylSono1_principal, whole genome shotgun sequence genomic DNA carries:
- the Myd gene encoding stromal cell derived factor mayday isoform X1, protein MYFSYFIHKFTLKSDLRCFRSLRWTILVPLVIYLSLLFIKYNKNVPLKSLTPAKTEQDNEGSMIENLFVELEAVTADKKDLEWTDYREVDQNIKEVEEAENQENPRTLLEDIFQRADTDQDQLLDIQELAKWIHTKITEHISRAMRENIGLFTAIDNNPRNGEVSWEEYHAYFLKSHGFPESYVSSHDKKHGDMSRTLKESIMRDRARWAEAARNDPERLALDEFLAFTHPESSHRALLQMVEDLFEKFDRDGDEQLTEDEFSDLPSEGMGLDLKEDKHEAVGGSEDRRKEFKHLIDKNKNGKADRTELLMYIDPRNPRHAIQEAQHLISVSDTNLDEKLNLSEILSKMELFLGSKMVDTERSFHDEF, encoded by the exons ATGTATTTTTCCTATTTT ATACATAAATTCACATTGAAATCAGACCTACGATGCTTCCGGTCTCTTCGTTGGACCATTCTAGTGCCTCTCGTTATCTACTTATCTCTGCTCTTTatcaaatataataaaaatgtgCCCCTGAAGAGCCTCACGCCCGCCAAGACTGAACAAGACAACGAAGGTTCCATGATCGAGAATCTTTTCGTAGAATTGGAGGCAGTGACAGCTGACAAAAAGGACTTGGAATGGACTGATTATAGAGAAGTAGATCAGAATATCAAGGAGGTCGAGGAGGCGGAGAACCAAGAGAATCCGAGGACTCTGCTCGAGGATATATTTCAGAGGGCCGACACTGACCAGGATCAGCTGttagacattcaagaattagcCAAATGGATCCACACCAAGATCACAGAGCACATCAGTCGTGCTATGAGAGAAAATATCGGTTTATTTACAGCGATAGACAATAATCCACGGAATG GCGAGGTTTCGTGGGAAGAGTATCATGCATATTTTCTAAAATCCCACGGATTTCCCGAGAGCTATGTAAGCTCGCACGATAAGAAGCACGGCGACATGTCACGCACGCTCAAGGAGAGCATCATGAGAGACAGGGCCAGATGGGCGGAAGCAGCCAGGAATGATCCGGAAAGACTAGCGCTCGACGAGTTTCTGGCTTTCACTCATCCTGAGAGTAGCCACAGAGCTCTGCTGCAAATGGTGGAGGACCTCTTTGAGAAATTTG ACCGTGACGGGGACGAACAACTGACAGAGGACGAGTTCTCAGACTTACCCTCCGAGGGGATGGGTCTGGACTTAAAAGAAGACAAACATGAAGCGGTGGGAGGAAGTGAAGATAGACGGAAAGAGTTTAAACACCTTATCGACAAGAATAAAAATGGAAAAGCTGACCGTACGGAACTTCTG ATGTACATAGATCCAAGAAATCCAAGGCACGCCATACAAGAAGCTCAACATTTAATTAGCGTGTCGGACACCAATCTTGATGAGAAATTGAATTTGTCCGAAATCCTGAGCAAAATGGAGCTATTCCTGGGCAGCAAAATGGTAGACACGGAAAGAAGTTTCCACGACGAGTTTTAA
- the Myd gene encoding stromal cell derived factor mayday isoform X2: MIENLFVELEAVTADKKDLEWTDYREVDQNIKEVEEAENQENPRTLLEDIFQRADTDQDQLLDIQELAKWIHTKITEHISRAMRENIGLFTAIDNNPRNGEVSWEEYHAYFLKSHGFPESYVSSHDKKHGDMSRTLKESIMRDRARWAEAARNDPERLALDEFLAFTHPESSHRALLQMVEDLFEKFDRDGDEQLTEDEFSDLPSEGMGLDLKEDKHEAVGGSEDRRKEFKHLIDKNKNGKADRTELLMYIDPRNPRHAIQEAQHLISVSDTNLDEKLNLSEILSKMELFLGSKMVDTERSFHDEF, from the exons ATGATCGAGAATCTTTTCGTAGAATTGGAGGCAGTGACAGCTGACAAAAAGGACTTGGAATGGACTGATTATAGAGAAGTAGATCAGAATATCAAGGAGGTCGAGGAGGCGGAGAACCAAGAGAATCCGAGGACTCTGCTCGAGGATATATTTCAGAGGGCCGACACTGACCAGGATCAGCTGttagacattcaagaattagcCAAATGGATCCACACCAAGATCACAGAGCACATCAGTCGTGCTATGAGAGAAAATATCGGTTTATTTACAGCGATAGACAATAATCCACGGAATG GCGAGGTTTCGTGGGAAGAGTATCATGCATATTTTCTAAAATCCCACGGATTTCCCGAGAGCTATGTAAGCTCGCACGATAAGAAGCACGGCGACATGTCACGCACGCTCAAGGAGAGCATCATGAGAGACAGGGCCAGATGGGCGGAAGCAGCCAGGAATGATCCGGAAAGACTAGCGCTCGACGAGTTTCTGGCTTTCACTCATCCTGAGAGTAGCCACAGAGCTCTGCTGCAAATGGTGGAGGACCTCTTTGAGAAATTTG ACCGTGACGGGGACGAACAACTGACAGAGGACGAGTTCTCAGACTTACCCTCCGAGGGGATGGGTCTGGACTTAAAAGAAGACAAACATGAAGCGGTGGGAGGAAGTGAAGATAGACGGAAAGAGTTTAAACACCTTATCGACAAGAATAAAAATGGAAAAGCTGACCGTACGGAACTTCTG ATGTACATAGATCCAAGAAATCCAAGGCACGCCATACAAGAAGCTCAACATTTAATTAGCGTGTCGGACACCAATCTTGATGAGAAATTGAATTTGTCCGAAATCCTGAGCAAAATGGAGCTATTCCTGGGCAGCAAAATGGTAGACACGGAAAGAAGTTTCCACGACGAGTTTTAA
- the LOC143426902 gene encoding sodium-coupled monocarboxylate transporter 1, whose protein sequence is MRSHLLVLFLFLAVSSAEQRPSEKVDEKCTKKFSKEPFLWADYMVLATMLIVSCLIGTFYGFCAKKQETSQDFLLGGSSMGTLPMAISLAASFITAIELLGNPAEMYEHGTQFWMTCVAFILVVPITSYLYLPVYMKLRLTSTYEYLNLRFDRHCRLLAGGLYMLQMILYTSVAVYAPALALSQVTGLNTHIAVTLVYVVCIFYASQGGMKAVIMTDTFQALVLLGSLFLIVGYGLSWEGGLSHIWNVNEESGRMEFLNVDPNPTVRHSLWSVVIGGTIYWIAMFCSNQASVQKYLSVESIGQVRKALWVSAFSMIVIYTVNFLTGMVLYSTYKDCDPFLAKAISGYDQLLPLYVVTAMGNLKGVPGFFVAGIFAASLGTVASALNSLAAITCEDILQGLFKIELPASKGAIYARWISIFFGVFSFALVFVVERLGSVLQVALTFNGMVGGITLGLFSLGMFIPWANAKGANIGAITSLVIVLWIGLGAQIAFLKGQTHLDTQLNDESFSIYKISYLWYSAIGCILTMLLGVVVSFFTGFQNPGDLDQDLLSPPVASLFCATTKSHANNIQGITNFGLELDDEKLQVEGTKDSRR, encoded by the exons ATGAGGTCGCATCTCTTGGTGCTGTTCCTTTTCCTGGCGGTTTCTTCGGCGGAACAGCGGCCATCTGAAAAAGTGGATGAAAAATGTACGAAGAAATTTTCGAAGGAACCCTTCCTGTGGGCCGATTATATGGTGCTAGCGACTATGCTAATCGTCTCGTGCTTGATTGGCACTTTTTACGGTTTCTGCGCCAAGAAGCAAGAAACCAGCCAGGATTTCTTACTCGGCGGCTCAAGCATGGGAACATTACCTATGGCGATATCTCTTGCTGCCAGTTTTATTACTGCTATCGAGCTTCTGGGTAATCCTGCCGAGATGTATGAGCAC GGCACCCAATTCTGGATGACTTGTGTGGCGTTCATCCTCGTCGTACCTATTACCTCGTACCTGTATCTGCCGGTGTACATGAAGTTGAGATTAACCTCCACCTACGAGTATTTGAACCTCCGTTTCGACCGCCATTGTAGACTGCTTGCCGGTGGTCTCTACATGCTGCAGATGATCCTCTATACGTCTGTCGCTGTATACGCCCCGGCGTTAGCTTTAAGTCAGG TCACGGGCCTAAATACTCACATAGCCGTCACTCTAGTCTACGTAGTCTGTATCTTCTACGCGTCGCAG GGTGGGATGAAAGCCGTTATAATGACAGACACCTTCCAAGCGTTAGTGCTCCTTGGATCTCTTTTCCTAATTGTCGGGTACGGTCTGTCCTGGGAAGGAGGACTTTCCCACATATGGAACGTGAACGAAGAGTCTGGAAGGATGGAATTTCTTAACGTGGATCCCAACCCAACCGTCCGTCATAGCTTGTGGAGCGTTGTGATCGGTGGAACCATCTATTGGATCGCTATGTTTTGCAGCAATCAGGCCTCCGTCCAAAAGTACCTTAGCGTTGAAAGCATTGGTCAagttagaaa AGCTTTATGGGTGTCTGCTTTTAGCATGATTGTAATATACACCGTGAACTTTTTGACCGGCATGGTGCTCTACAGCACCTACAAAGACTGTGATCCCTTTCTGGCCAAGGCGATAAGTGGCTACGACCAATTGTTACCATTGTACGTAGTGACTGCTATGGGTAATCTCAAAGGAGTCCCTGGTTTCTTTGTCGCTGGAATTTTCGCTGCTTCTTTGGG GACTGTCGCGAGTGCTCTGAATTCATTGGCAGCGATAACTTGCGAGGACATCCTGCAGGGGTTGTTCAAAATCGAATTGCCAGCCAGCAAGGGTGCGATTTACGCCAGATGGATCAGTATTTTCTTCGGCGTATTTAGTTTTGCCTTAGTTTTCGTTGTGGAGCGCCTTGGCAGCGTTCTTCAG GTTGCACTGACATTCAATGGCATGGTGGGAGGAATCACGCTGGGATTATTTTCGTTAGGCATGTTCATCCCATGGGCGAACGCCAAAGGAGCAAATATAGGCGCCATCACTAGTTTGGTAATTGTGTTGTGGATTGGTTTGGGTGCCCAAATTGCTTTTCTCAAAGGCCAGACGCATCTCGACACCCAGTTAAACGATGAATCCTTTTCCATATACAAG ATCAGTTATTTGTGGTATAGCGCAATAGGTTGCATTCTGACAATGCTGCTGGGTGTAGTGGTCAGTTTCTTCACAGGCTTCCAAAATCCTGGTGACCTGGACCAGGACCTCCTAAGTCCTCCCGTTGCTTCCTTGTTTTGCGCGACGACAAAATCTCACGCCAACAACATTCAAGGGATCACGAATTTTGGTTTGGAGTTGGACGACGAGAAATTGCAGGTGGAAGGCACCAAAGACTCTAGGAGATGA
- the LOC143427008 gene encoding putative sodium-dependent multivitamin transporter isoform X1, which produces MSVVPVGVALVVSFMSAITLLGVSAENYTYGTQFVVINLSYLIGTPFVCYGFLPVFFKLQATSAYEYLEKRFGVRARMLASFVYWLQLLLYSGVVLYAPALALEATTGISKTASIIIIGLVCASYSSIGGIKAVLITDVFQGILMFASVFIIIVIAVNEAGSLGKIWQIANEGHRIQFDSISADPTVRHTWWSLTLGGLCTFLSLYGVNQVQVQRLLTVRDIKAAQKALWLAWPILSVLSMTTCFSGLAIYSKYYNCDPMLQKRISSSDMLMPLYVMDTMSNKPGLPGLFIAGIFSAGLSTISAALNSLAAVTLEDYLKPAYKKCCGKEFSLTMSTTVAKILAFIYGIISIALAFLAQLLGGVLQAGLTIFGVVGGPILGLFTLGMFTETATETGSITATTISLAFLFWTAFGQPRPNPPMLPTTDVGCPNRTISSTLPQTNSTDSSYFYLYRISYMWYSPLGFLMTFIIGFFLSYCLRQIFKKPKVELDPALFFPIIARRIRRRRRQSFDCDGNELPKDGTTQKYVFSINSSTDNEREVSTKV; this is translated from the exons ATGAGCGTTGTACCTGTTGGCGTCGCATTGGTAGTCTCGTTCATGTCTGCAATTACACTGTTAGGAGTTTCTGCAGAAAATTACACATACGGAACGCAGTTTGTAGTAATTAACTTATCGTACCTTATAGGAACTCCTTTTGTTTGTTATGGATTCTTACCAGTATTTTTTAAACTTCAAGCAACTAGCGCTTACGAG TATCTGGAGAAACGTTTCGGAGTAAGAGCTAGAATGTTGGCTAGTTTTGTATACTGGCTGCAACTTCTTTTATATTCAGGCGTTGTACTTTATGCTCCTGCTTTAGCTTTAGAAGCAACAACAGGCATCTCTAAAACTGccagtattattattattggatTAGTTTGTGCTTCCTACTCAAGCATCGGAGGCATCAAAGCTGTCCTAATAACAGATGTGTTCCAAGGAATTCTTATGTTTGCCTCGGTTTTCATTATTATTGTTATAGCTGTTAACGAGGCTGGAAGTTTAGGAAAAATTTGGCAGATAGCAAATGAAGGACATAGAATCCAATTTgatag TATTTCTGCAGACCCCACAGTTCGACACACTTGGTGGTCACTTACTTTAGGTGGTTTATGTACATTTCTATCACTGTATGGTGTAAATCAAGTTCAAGTGCAACGTTTATTAACAGTGAG AGATATAAAAGCGGCACAGAAAGCACTTTGGCTGGCATGGCCAATTTTATCAGTACTTTCAATGACTACGTGTTTCTCAGGATTAGCAATATATAGTAAATATTACAATTGCGATCCAATGCTGCAAAAAAGGATATCATCCTCCGACATGTTGATGCCATTGTATGTCATGGATACTATGTCTAATAAACCTGGTTTACCTGGTCTCTTTATAGCAG GTATTTTCAGTGCTGGCCTCAGCACTATTTCAGCAGCATTGAATTCTTTGGCAGCGGTAACGTTAGAAGATTATTTGAAACCTGCTTACAAAAAATGTTGCGGTAAGGAATTCTCGTTAACCATGTCGACGACTGTGGCCAAAATACTTGCCTTTATTTATGGAATTATTTCCATTGCCTTGGCGTTCTTAGCACAGCTGTTGGGTGGTGTTTTACAG GCTGGCCTGACAATATTTGGCGTGGTAGGTGGTCCTATCTTGGGCCTTTTCACCCTTGGAATGTTTACAGAAACAGCTACGGAAACAGGATCGATAACGGCTACTACCATATCTCTAGCATTTTTATTTTGGACTGCATTCGGGCAACCCAGGCCCAATCCGCCCATGCTGCCAACGACTGATGTTGGTTGTCCAAACAGAACTATTTCCAGCACTTTGCCACAGAC AAACTCGACTGATTCTTCATACTTCTATCTGTACCGGATTTCGTATATGTGGTATTCTCCACTTGGATTCCTGATGACGTTCATCATTGGATTCTTCCTCAGTTACTGTCTGAGACAAATATTTAAGAAACCAAAGGTGGAGCTGGATCCCGCCCTGTTCTTTCCTATAATAGCAAGACGTATACGTCGCAGACGTAGGCAGAGTTTCGATTGCGACGGAAATGAGCTGCCAAAGGATGGTACAACGCAGAAGTACGTTTTCAGCATAAACTCATCAACCGACAATGAGAGAGAAGTCAGTACCAAAGTATAA
- the LOC143427008 gene encoding putative sodium-dependent multivitamin transporter isoform X2 produces the protein MEKIGTLQWEDYLVIAATLCISIGIGIYYRFSGGRQKTMEEYFIASRSMSVVPVGVALVVSFMSAITLLGVSAENYTYGTQFVVINLSYLIGTPFVCYGFLPVFFKLQATSAYEYLEKRFGVRARMLASFVYWLQLLLYSGVVLYAPALALEATTGISKTASIIIIGLVCASYSSIGGIKAVLITDVFQGILMFASVFIIIVIAVNEAGSLGKIWQIANEGHRIQFDSISADPTVRHTWWSLTLGGLCTFLSLYGVNQVQVQRLLTVRDIKAAQKALWLAWPILSVLSMTTCFSGLAIYSKYYNCDPMLQKRISSSDMLMPLYVMDTMSNKPGLPGLFIAGIFSAGLSTISAALNSLAAVTLEDYLKPAYKKCCGKEFSLTMSTTVAKILAFIYGIISIALAFLAQLLGGVLQAGLTIFGVVGGPILGLFTLGMFTETATETGSITATTISLAFLFWTAFGQPRPNPPMLPTTDVGCPNRTISSTLPQTNSTDSSYFYLYRISYMWYSPLGFLMTFIIGFFLSYCLRQIFKKPKVELDPALFFPIIARRIRRRRRQSFDCDGNELPKDGTTQKYVFSINSSTDNEREVSTKV, from the exons ATGGAAAAGATAGGTACTCTGCAATGGGAAGATTACCTTGTCATAGCAGCCACACTATGCATAAGCATAGGCATAGGGATCTATTACAGATTCAGCGGTGGACGTCAAAAAACTATGGAG GAATATTTCATTGCCAGCAGATCCATGAGCGTTGTACCTGTTGGCGTCGCATTGGTAGTCTCGTTCATGTCTGCAATTACACTGTTAGGAGTTTCTGCAGAAAATTACACATACGGAACGCAGTTTGTAGTAATTAACTTATCGTACCTTATAGGAACTCCTTTTGTTTGTTATGGATTCTTACCAGTATTTTTTAAACTTCAAGCAACTAGCGCTTACGAG TATCTGGAGAAACGTTTCGGAGTAAGAGCTAGAATGTTGGCTAGTTTTGTATACTGGCTGCAACTTCTTTTATATTCAGGCGTTGTACTTTATGCTCCTGCTTTAGCTTTAGAAGCAACAACAGGCATCTCTAAAACTGccagtattattattattggatTAGTTTGTGCTTCCTACTCAAGCATCGGAGGCATCAAAGCTGTCCTAATAACAGATGTGTTCCAAGGAATTCTTATGTTTGCCTCGGTTTTCATTATTATTGTTATAGCTGTTAACGAGGCTGGAAGTTTAGGAAAAATTTGGCAGATAGCAAATGAAGGACATAGAATCCAATTTgatag TATTTCTGCAGACCCCACAGTTCGACACACTTGGTGGTCACTTACTTTAGGTGGTTTATGTACATTTCTATCACTGTATGGTGTAAATCAAGTTCAAGTGCAACGTTTATTAACAGTGAG AGATATAAAAGCGGCACAGAAAGCACTTTGGCTGGCATGGCCAATTTTATCAGTACTTTCAATGACTACGTGTTTCTCAGGATTAGCAATATATAGTAAATATTACAATTGCGATCCAATGCTGCAAAAAAGGATATCATCCTCCGACATGTTGATGCCATTGTATGTCATGGATACTATGTCTAATAAACCTGGTTTACCTGGTCTCTTTATAGCAG GTATTTTCAGTGCTGGCCTCAGCACTATTTCAGCAGCATTGAATTCTTTGGCAGCGGTAACGTTAGAAGATTATTTGAAACCTGCTTACAAAAAATGTTGCGGTAAGGAATTCTCGTTAACCATGTCGACGACTGTGGCCAAAATACTTGCCTTTATTTATGGAATTATTTCCATTGCCTTGGCGTTCTTAGCACAGCTGTTGGGTGGTGTTTTACAG GCTGGCCTGACAATATTTGGCGTGGTAGGTGGTCCTATCTTGGGCCTTTTCACCCTTGGAATGTTTACAGAAACAGCTACGGAAACAGGATCGATAACGGCTACTACCATATCTCTAGCATTTTTATTTTGGACTGCATTCGGGCAACCCAGGCCCAATCCGCCCATGCTGCCAACGACTGATGTTGGTTGTCCAAACAGAACTATTTCCAGCACTTTGCCACAGAC AAACTCGACTGATTCTTCATACTTCTATCTGTACCGGATTTCGTATATGTGGTATTCTCCACTTGGATTCCTGATGACGTTCATCATTGGATTCTTCCTCAGTTACTGTCTGAGACAAATATTTAAGAAACCAAAGGTGGAGCTGGATCCCGCCCTGTTCTTTCCTATAATAGCAAGACGTATACGTCGCAGACGTAGGCAGAGTTTCGATTGCGACGGAAATGAGCTGCCAAAGGATGGTACAACGCAGAAGTACGTTTTCAGCATAAACTCATCAACCGACAATGAGAGAGAAGTCAGTACCAAAGTATAA